tatcgattgaaaaatgcaaGGCCCACAAGAGACTTGTAACGTATGTTGGGCCCACAAGACATGTTGGACCCAAATATGAGATATGTTGGGCTTCCTCAAAAGAGAAGAGATTGCTGtatttgtagattttttttctacGAAAAAAACCTTCTGAAAGTAGAAAAGGGTACTAAGAAAGAATCTAGAGAGTATCTAAGAGAGATCTACCGAAATATAGACAGTTTTGCCTACGTATACTTTTAGTACTTTACTTTAGGATAAGGAAATGGTGGAACAATAAAGTAGCACATGGAGTTATAAAAGCCTGCAAAACGGTTGAACCATGTGTGGGCCCACATCTCATAGGGCGTTCAAGTCAAGCATGAGCCAACAAGGAAAATACGTTGTGTCAAATCAAATAACATATAGAGCCCACAAAATCTAGCCCGCGAGCTCAACAAAAGAATGCAGGGATAGATGTCATCAGATCAACAATGTTTGAAATTGAATGTGTGCAATGATAAGATAACGTCGCAGCCTGATCTTTGGcaaaaactattcaaattcaaaagaaggTTGTTGGCCAAGTATCTTATCAACGGAATAAGTGGACCGTCATCAAAGGAGGGGAACTTCTCCCATgaacatatatattatacaaagaaagaaagagagcaaGGAGAAAGCACAAGAGAGAAGCAAAAGATACACCGAGCAAGCAAGTACACAAGTATACTTCGTCTGAATGTATTCTCTATTTTCTTGATGTAAACAAGGGCTTTAAATccaaatataaataaaataaaattgttctTCTCTGTTTTGTTAAGATAAACTTGCTTTCTGTCTTCACTAATAAGAGGTTTTAGCCTTTCTGTCTTTCATCATTTAAAGCCCTTGTTTACATCAGGAAGTAGAGAATACATTCAGACGAAGTATACTTGGAGGGATCGGAACCCTTTACCTATTGCTCGTCGTACTTACACAGTATAGTACACTAACTGGTCTTCGAGGTTTGGAGAAGATTGCATGTTGGGGTGTACTTGCTTGCTTGGTTTATCTATTGCTTTTCTCTTGTGCTTTCTCCTTACTCTCTACGTTCATGGAAGAAGGTCCACTCCTCTGATGATGGTCCCCTTATTCCATTAATAAGATACTTGGCCAACAACCTACGTTATTTTATCATCACACCCCATTCAATTTCAGGCTCATGCTTGACTTGTAGGCCCTATGAGATGTGGGCCCACGCATTTTCAAACCGATTTTCTGGCTTGCGTAACTCCATGTGCTACTTTATCTGCAGGTCCAACATATCTCGTCTTCAGGTCCAACATGTCTTGTGGGCCGTGCTTGTTTCAATTGATATATGTAGGCTTGGTGGGCCAACATACCCATTTCCACAAGCTCTCTATGTGCCATATGATAACTTGACGATCTATGTCAAACATTAGTTGAAATTTATCTGCCAAAGGTGGCCTAGGGGTTCATGTATTCCTGCATTTATAGATGAGGAGATCCGAATGCTCTCTTCAACTATTGGCTAATGCGGAGGCTTGGATGTCATGATAAAGCCTACGCTAGGATTGACCCGCCTAATCCAATCATTAACCCAAGTTCAGGGTATATGTTTTCTTCAGACCTTGTAATGGGATTGAACTTTTTACTGGTTCCATGGTGAAGAATTTTCTGCTGGTCTAAAGAACCTCAGCCAAGTGCTTTCCGTCTACTGTTCTAGAATAATATCTTTTTCTCTACCTATGATAAATGGTATATCTTCATTTTCTGGGAAAAAGAAATGTAATTTACTACCTCAGCTATGTAATAGACAAAATTTGAGACAGTCAAAATTATGCGGCACACGAGGGTGTATACTTTAGGTACAATAACCAGGGTCtcttagcatttttttttcatgatcttTGCTTTGGTCGTGACTCATCGCATGCATTTCAGATAAAAAATATTGGTCAtgatcatatatattttttcattgtGGTAAATTGGTTTTTAGAATGCTGTATAGagaattgaaaatcaaaatcacTATAAACTAATTTTTATCTCAAGTAAATGCTTACTGTGTGAGAATCAGAAGTTCTGATCTCATGGATTACAAATCTGATGCTTCACCTCAACCTATATTGACATGGAACATATATGGCAATTGGCTTCCGATACAATTTGCGAAAGGTATTGTTGTAATTAGGTATTATGTATTTTTTCCCTTGTGTATTGGTAATTTGGATTGAGGATAATGATTATTGACTTTTTGAATTCGGATTCTAGTTTCCTCTGTTGTTATAGCTCTTAGCTTTTAAATGGGACCATAGGTAGTCGCAATTTGTTGTAGCTCTTAGCTTTTAAATGTGTCTTATGTTAGGGCTGTGGCCCTTTTGTGCTATCTTTTTTCCGCCTTCTCACACCCCCACGTGCTGCACCATGGTCCATATGTACTTTGTTGTTGTTGGATAAGAACTTTGATATGACATTCGTGATGCTATTCATCCAGGCTTCAGAAAGATTATTGGCCAAAAGGTCAGCAGCAAGTATGCTTAGCAGGAAAAAGCCTACTCAGGCAGCTCTAAGGACTTTCctcatatgatttttttttcttatcaatatctTAAGCATCCTGTGTCATGCATGTTTTGAATATTCAAACTACCTTGTTGAACCAAAACATTTTCGTAGCCTGCCAGTAAAAATGGAGGGGCTGTAAAGTCAGGTGTCAGTAAGAAAGGAGATGTGTATCAGCTGAAAACATCGAAGCTCGTTGAAACTGAAGATGCGGAGGTAAATGATTTACAATATGTTTGCAAGGGCTGTCTactgttttcttgtttccttaTTGTTTCCCAATGAACTAAAATTGAGAGTTACACAGTTACACTGCATTGTTTTCTTAGTGCACTTGAGGCAGAGTACCAAAATTATCCATTTGAGGTGTGTTTGGATGGGATCCACTATTCTGTTCCAGATTATTAAGTATAATGGGGTCGTTTATTGACTAATAATTTTGCAGGGTGCAGCTGCAGTTCCAAAGAAGGCTGTAAAACTATTTGAATCCTCATCATCATTGTCTGGTGGTGGGCTTGAAAACCTACCACGTGCTGATGTCAGCGGAAAGATTACACCTACTTTACTGAAGGGCTTTGAAAGTCCTGATCGGAAGGTATAGTTTTTATCATTTAAATCAGTTAGTTGTGATacagtctttttcttttctttttttcctagaTACATTTATGAGGAGTGTTAGCTCTTATTATAATGATCCTCCGAatagtttgttttctttttcccagGTTCGTCTAGAATCTATTGAAGCTGTACAAAAAATATTGGAAGAGGCCAACTTACGCATCCAACCAACGGGAACTGGTAATATCATTTGCATGCAAAGGATGGTGatagatttggagggtttttttttatacactTGACTTAAGTTTATTGCTTGTTGTGCTGCCACTCCCAAGGGCCTATGCAAGTTAAGGCCCCCACTTAATTTTAATTGCTACCTGAACTCTAAGATAATTCTGTCATACCGTCGTAAATTTATCCTAATGCCCACAGGGGAGCTATTATGTATTAGGTTCTTGATAGAGTTATAATTATTATTTCCACCTGCTTTTTGTCCAAATACTCTCACTTCTGTTTATCATAAGCCAAAGTACAAATATTTCTAtctgtcaatagaattgaataTTTTAGTGCATCATAAACATAAGAGGTTTTCATAAGTTCACCTAAAAAGGACCAAAGGGAGGGGGGTGGAGGAAAACTAGTGCCAAAGGCTGAAAAGTGAGGTGGGGGAAAAAAGTTTCACCATGATTATTAATGTGTCCTCTCTATAATAAATTTATGGATCCGGCACTAGCCACTCCATTGACTTTTGCTTTTATGTTGACTCCTAGTGGAATTATTTGGAGCTCTTAGAGGGCGCCTACATGACAGGAACAAAAATTTAGTAATTGCAACACTGTCTACTGTTGGGGCACTAGCATCTGCAATGGGACCAGCAGTTGAGAAGTCTAGCAAGGTTGTTTGCTCTAACCCCACATTTCCGTGTCACTTGTCCTTGACTGTTACTTTGACCATATTATCAAGCAGTGGTTCTTGCAGGGTATACTGGCAGATGTTTTAAAGTGCCTTGGTGACAAGCATACGAAAGAAAAAAGTTTGACTACTCTAGATTCTTGGCTTGCTGCTGTTcatattcaaaagatggtttgTGTTTCGTTTTTCCTATGTCCTTTACCTGTTGTTTTATTCTCCCCCTTCTCTGGTACTATAACAACTCTATTCACTAATAGGTGCCTTACATTGCTGCTGCTTTAACGGATATTAAGCTTGGTGCGGAAGGGCGCAAGGACCTTTTTGATTGGCTTTCAAAGCAACTTGGTGGACTAAAAGATGTTACAGACACTGTAGACCTACTGAAACCAACTGCTTCTTCTATAACGGTATCTAGTGCCAAAATTTGAATGTCTTTTTGATCCTGATTTGAAGGGAGTATGTGCGACTGTTTTACCACTCGATCTACTTATATATGGCTTGTGATCTTAAATGTAGGATAAATCGCCAGATGTTCGTAAAGCAGCAGAAGTTTGTATTGGTCAAGTTGTTAGAGTTTGTGGGCCAGAAACAGTACGTGGAATCCAAGTTGTAGGTGTCCCTTTTTTGTTTACATTCAGTAAAAATTCTGAACTTTTTATCGTCGTATATCCAGGTGACCAAGAACTTGAAAGATATTCAAGGACCTGCATTAGCTATCGTTCGTGAATGGCTGCAGCAAAATGGGGCTTTTCAAGGTATATGGTTGTGAATCTTCAGGAGgttttgttatatttgtttCTTTGGTTTTGCTGCTTCATGCTGATATACTTTGCTTGCTCCCAGAAACATTTGAATTTTCGAAGGCAATATTGTCAGAGCCAATTTTTAAAAGCAGCTCAAAGGTCAGAAAATCTGCCTCCAATGGTCCTGGTGATTGTATACCTCTGCATGGTAGCCAGGCTGTTTCTTCGGTATGCTTTTGCCTGCTTGAATTATTTTCCATTTGAAGTATAAAAGTAGGAATACTGATTTTTCTATGATTTGGGAAGAGAGCGATTTCATCAAAGGGCTCAAGGACAAAATCAATTATGTCTGTTCAAGATATCAATATTCAGTCTCAGCCTTTGTTAACTGTTAAGGATTCGAACAAGGTACTTAATTGATTGGTAACAGACTTCAATTCCTTATTAACGTAATGTGTTTAGTGCGGCTATGATTGGAATGAGCTGTGCACAGGAGGAAAGGGAGAAATTGATTGTTCGCAGGTTTAAATTTGAAGAGCCACGGTTGGAACAGATTCATGATCTTGAGGTATGTCCTCTTGAGTGTTCATAAATTGTCTTTTGCTTTGCTGCCATTCCTCTATCAACTTGACAGAttccttgttcttcattttGCCACAGAATGATCTTAAGATGTATTTCAGAAAGGATTTGAGCAGGAGGCTTCTGAGTGCAGATTTCAAGAAGCAAGTTGATGGAATTGAGATGCTCCATAAGGTGTTTTTTGTTATCACACTTTTGGTTCCTTGAATTTCTCTGGCTATTCGAATGGGCCTTCCTTACAGCTTATGTTAACTTTCTAGGCACTGCCTTCGATGGTAAAGGAAATATTTGAAGTACTGGATATAGTTCTCAGGTGGTGTGTTCTGCGATTCTGTGAATCTAATAAAGCGTGCCTACTGAAGGTATAGTATTTTATTAACCTTCTTGTTTGGATGATCATTCTGAAGTTTATATTCAGATTAGATTAGGTGCTATTGAATTCAGTTTTTGTGTTTCCCACAAAAGGTACTTGAGTTTCTGCCTGATCTCTTTGACACATTGAGGTGTGAGGGTTGCACAATGACAGAGGCAGAAGCAGCCGTTTTTCTTCCTTGCTTGATTGAGAAGGTATAACAATTCCTAACTGAATGAATTTTGCTAATGTATATATTGTGTTAGTATCAGTAGTTTTGCTAGTCTAGACCCCATTAAGTTAGCATGGATCCGTTTGCCTTTTTGTGGGCTTTAGACTGTTGGGCTTGGTTTGAAGGTCGGAATTTGGCCAAAGTTTGACCACAGCTAAGTTGTTTCCATTTTGCCTTGTTTTATGCTGGTACTATTCTATCAATTATCAGGCTTCTCTTTTACTTTCTTCTTGTTCTGCAGTCTGGACACAACATTGAGAAAGCACGAGAAAAAATGAGGGGACTGATAAAGAAAATCATCCATGCatattcagcaaaaaaaagtcTGCCTTATATCTTGGAGGGTTTGCGTTCCAGAAACCACCGAACCCGTATTGAATGCGTGGATCTTGTTGGATTCTTGTTTGATACCCATGGAGCGGAGGTACAATAGGGAATACTATTTGATCTTTATCCTTCTTTGCTAGGGAAGGACGCTTTCTATCCTTTCTTGTCTGCAGATTGTGGGGCAGTTGAAATCCTTGCAGACTATTGCGAGCTTAACAGGAGAAAGAGATGGTGAAATTCGGAAAGCTGCATTAAATACTCTAGCTATTGGTTACAAGATCCTTGGTGAGTCATGGTCTTAGCACCtgtttgattttggtttattcgAATAAGAAGATTTGACTTTGGAGGTTATAAGTTCCTAGTGATTTCAATGTATTTGTTTCTAGCAGTTGTGTTGCTATTTttaatgtaattttttcttAATCGCATCTTAGCCTTGGTAAGAACTGCCAATAGTAACAAGCAACATCTATTTGGCAGATGTCCATTTTGTAGTCTTATTCTGAGGAACCAAAATCAAACAATGGGAAGCAATATCCATTTTTGTTATCTTGTTCCGAGAAACCAATAGCAGCAACTAGCAAGCAATATCCATTTCGTACTTTTTGCTCAGCAGCCTAggttgtcatttttttttacaggtGATGACATATGGAGATATGTCGGGAAGCTGGCAGATGCTCAAAGGAGCATCTTAGATGATAGATTTAAGTGGAAGGTCAGTGCATAGTTGCGCTATTTCTTGTGCTTCTGTTTCTTCCATTCATTGGGCTGTGTATTGTCAGGACCGAGAGATGGACAAAAGAAAGGAGGGAGAGCCTGGGAAAGCAAGGGCTGTTTTAAAGAGTTCTGTTAGGGTAAATGGGTATGTCTCTCATCTGTTTCTTTTGCAAAAAGAGCTTGTTCCTGTGttcatatacatacatacataatgtatgtatgtatgtatgtagtTGTAAAGTTGTTGCTTCCTCTCTCTTGAAATTATTCACTGTGTGTTTGTTCTTGAAGTTTTAATGCATAATGTTTCTCTGGATGCCCAATTAAACCAATATATGAAGAGGCGTTGGCGATGCTCGTGTTGAAAGCTGGATGTTTTCATGGTTTTCGTGGTTGTTGCTACTCTTCAAGATATATTTCGACTATACTGGAAAGAGATGAAAACTAGGCCTTCTATTACTTACCTAATAATGCAAATGTTTAATACCCTTTGTCTTCATCTTAATAATTATTTTCTTATTACTGTGCCAGTAAACCCTTAAAAATTACCAAATAAGTTTGATGAATTAGTTATTTCATGCTGCATTAAGTTATTGGGCCTAGGTAACCGTGGTAATGTTTATCAAGAAACACATTCTTACTTTCCTGCCATATATATTCTAATGCACTTCAGAGTACATGAAAGAGGCTCTCTTTCTTCCATCAATGGGGTGTTCCTTTTGCATAGTAGTATCACCCTTTGGCAACTTGGCCAAGTATGCTTATAATTAACGTTTTGATAATATGTTAATAATGGATATCATCGGAGAAAGACGGCATCATGCTGGGTCATGCCTTATCTAACCGTTCACCATGCTGTCAGCTTCCTTTagttagtactccctccgtcccattttctttgtccaaaattccccttttttgtgtcccaaaaagattgtccatTTGAAAAGACAAAGGtacaaaattctttatttttcccATTTTACCCTTCTCTCAGATTGACTTTTGGAAGAGggaagtttgaattttaaatttggtATGCCTTTTTTACCTCCACAATTTTTGGGATATCAATCCCAAGTTTCTGACTCCAATTAATAGCTTGACGGGCAAATTCAAATTGGGGGCAGCGCCAGAAATTGGTTCCCATCAACTCCAAAAAATCACTCAAGGGTATTATTGGAAACGTGAAGTTTTGAAAAGATAATCATGATGTTTCCTTAAATTTGTAGTATTTCGAGATTGGACgatgaaaatgggacggagggagtatcattttcTAATGTGAAATGTGAAGTTTGATTGACTAGTTGTAGTAGTTTCTTTTACATGCAATTTCTCTTCCATACATTCAGATGAAGAGAGGAACAGATCTTTGCGATTTTGAAACATCCCTCATCTCTGTTTTAAGTACAAAGTCATAACATTTCtatatttctttctctcttttttttgtctggatttttttttccttttgttgctCCCATTCAGTTGTAAGTGTGTTTCAAATACAGAAAAATTGTATTTTCATTCTTCCAGTTAACTGTAAGATGTCCTCAGAACATTGTCATCAGCTTATTTGGTAGTTGAAGTGTTTGAAAAACAATGAGCTCTATTTTATAGCTGTGTTTCTTGCTGTTTCTCTCTGTGTTTACCACTAGGTTCACATGTTCGAGCCCTGAGTCTTTTGCTAACTTTTTGTGTGTTGGTTAAACAATGATCTTGCTTTCTCATTATGAAGTTATATCTTGTTAGCAAAAATATATGAGTTGCAGTTTTGTTATGAGGGCAGTTTTTAAGTTGATTATAAAAGTTAGATTTGTTCGATCTCTGACTTTCTTCATGTCTGCTTTGTGATCTGTAGATCTGATGTAGCAAAACAAAGTGGTGAAGTTCCGCGGTCTGTAGCTGGTAAAATCTTTTCAAGGTACTGCAGATTTCCTGCCTTGGGATTATTGTTCGCTGCGTGTAGAAATTTAGTAATCCTACTTTGTTGATGACCTTACGTCTATATTGAATTAGGGGGGATGGTGGACATTCTGAGAAGCACATGGAGAAACATTTTATTCACAGAACTACTGCTGTTGCAAATGGCCCCAGAGACTGGAATGAAGCCCTTGATATTATTGAATATGGCTCCCCTGAGCAGGTTTTTATATTAGCGGTGTACTCCTTTGGTGTTATCTATTTTTCAGATACACGAGGTGTAAAATATCTTTTGCTAGACCGAGTTTACAGCCATTACTacttggttttggttttagAGTCATATTGACATTTCCCCCCTTGTTTGGTTCCTTTTTGTCTTTGTATTGTTATCTCACTGTGATTAGATGATATGGTCACCCATGGTGATTTATTTTGTCTCTCACGTTCTTGCTTCAGGACTATTAGTTGGATTTTcacacacaatctctctctctctctctctctctctctcaaccaaccTCCAGTTCTAAGTAATTTGTTTGTTGCTGCAGTCTGTTGAAGGAATGAAACTTGTATTCGTTGAGTTGGATCAGGCAACCAACAGTCGTGAATGCAGTGCAACGCGTAAAATTGTGGAAGGTGCTGATAGGCTTGTCTCATGCTTAGTTAATAAGGTAACACTTTTCCAAGATACTGGATAAGCTTGTCTCATGCTTAGAAGTTAGACCTCTGCTGGGTCATATTTTGACTAGCCAAAAATCTCATTAACTTCAAATATATCTGTGGCAGCTAGCTGAGATATTTGACTCAAGTCTCACAGGAGCCTCTTCAAGGTCTTGTAAACTTGTTCTCAATGTTGTAATGCAGGTAATTTGCCGTCAACGTCTCCCTATTCCACTTGATGTTGATGGTTCATTTGATTGCAAAATgccaataagaaaaaaagaagtttttgcaTGGAGATTGGCTCATGtgacttaccaaaaaaataaatgaatgttGTCTCATAAGGAAAAATACCAATGATATGGTTCAAAGgagtattgtgtgtgtgtgtgtgtgtgtgtgtgttggggggGAGGTGGGAATTGGAAAGACATGGATCGCTTATTTCTTTATGTTGTTTAGCAATTAGCATTATCCTTATGGTGTACAGTAGTTATGAGTATTTGTTGAGAACTGAGAGTGGACTCTTTGGGAATTTTCGTGTTATGGTCATTTCTCCAAGCACTTTTGCTTCATCAGAATGCTACAATTTCTGAGGTGAAGAGTAATGATAATGCTAGCATTGGGATAAAATTTGCCACATTGCTTCTTTTTGGGGATAGGTTCTACTCCATTCAAAGTGGGCTTACCCGTACAGTTACTTTAGGATCACTGATAGAGTTCATGAAAATTAGGATTTGATTTGTCTAATTAGGAGAAAACAAAAGTGTGACCATTTCTTTCCTTTCTGTCCTCcattcttgtgcctctctttatttatttcgatgagctttatttttgctcaaaaaaaGAATGATGCAAAGAAATAAAAGGAACTTGGGACCAACAGCAATCAATAGTTGCAAGACTCGTCTTATGGTGAGTAAGTGTTAGTATTTGCTGCAGGTATTCAAAAGCAAACGGTTTGCTCATGCTGTGAAGGAGAGTACTCTTGAGAGTCTAATCACTGAGCTGCTGCTTAGGCTTTTGGATGAAAGGGTTCCCCAGATGAATGATGGCTGCCAGCTCCTGAAAGCACTGAACGTTTTGATACTGAAAATCCTTGTTAAGTTTTTTTCATAAAGCTTCTATTTTCCAATGTGCTTATCGGAGTATGTTGGGACTTTAATATTGAGTATTCTATTCCGATGCAGGAAAATGCTGAACAAACTGCGTTATTTCTTGTCCTGATTAATCTCTTACATCCTTTGGACCCCTCAAGGTGGCTATCGCCAACATCAAATGAGTGTATTGCCACTAGAAAAGAGAAGTTCTCTGATTTGGTTATCAAATGTTTGTTCAGGCTGACAAAAGTTAGTTTCTTGCTGGCCGTTTTTGGTGCTCTTTGTGTCATTATTTTGATAAAGTTTCCATGGCCATGCacaatatatttttcatatatatattggAGATATTTCACAGGATTGTTTCAGTAAATTGGACTTGCTACCATGTCATCtgaatctttctttctttacattCTTTACTCCCCACACTCCCAAATGAAAGGAACCATAAACACCCTTAATTAGTATCTTTTATGCATAGGTGATaatcacccttttttttttacaggcaCCAATTTAATTGGCCAGCAACAAATACAACCACGGACACATTTCACATGATTGACATACTAAAATGAAGTTCAGCAAGTTTTCCatcgctcttttttttttccttcctaaaAAACAAGTTATAATTTTTCTGCcattcttttgtattttttgaaggaCGAAGAAGATTTCATTCTCCCATTTTTTCTTGACTGCGAATTTAACAGTTGGgagattaaaaatatatacc
The sequence above is a segment of the Rhododendron vialii isolate Sample 1 chromosome 13a, ASM3025357v1 genome. Coding sequences within it:
- the LOC131312788 gene encoding protein MOR1-like isoform X4, which gives rise to MSEDEKLLKEAKKLPWEDRLTHKCWKVRNEANTDLASVCESIADPKDPCLRAFGPFFKKTIADSNASVQDKALDALIAYLKATDADAGRYAKEVCDAIVGKCLMGRPKTVEKSQMVLMLWVEVEAVDAFLDGMEKAIKNKVAKAVVPAIDVMFQALSEFGAKIVPPKRILKMLPELFDHQDQHVRASSKGLTLELCRWIGKEPVKSILFEKMRDTMKKELEAELVNVTTTARPSRKIRSEQDKEPKQEMVSEVVGFGPSNESVLDAPQEIDEYELVDPVDILKPLEKTGFWDGVKAAKWSERKEAVAELTKLASTTKIAPGDFTEICRTLKKLSLDVNIAVAVEAIQAIGNLARGLRNHFSGNSRLLLPILLDKLKEKKPTLTEVLTQTLQTMHKSGCLNLVDIVEDVKVATKNKVPLVRSLTLNWLTCCIESSNKPVVLKVHKEYVSICIECLNDVTPEVRDASFSALAAIAKLVGMRPLEKSLEKLDDVRRKKLSELIGGSEDGLVGTTLVQASSGSVSSLLASERLLAKRSAASMLSRKKPTQAAPASKNGGAVKSGVSKKGDVYQLKTSKLVETEDAEGAAAVPKKAVKLFESSSSLSGGGLENLPRADVSGKITPTLLKGFESPDRKVRLESIEAVQKILEEANLRIQPTGTVELFGALRGRLHDRNKNLVIATLSTVGALASAMGPAVEKSSKGILADVLKCLGDKHTKEKSLTTLDSWLAAVHIQKMVPYIAAALTDIKLGAEGRKDLFDWLSKQLGGLKDVTDTVDLLKPTASSITDKSPDVRKAAEVCIGQVVRVCGPETVTKNLKDIQGPALAIVREWLQQNGAFQETFEFSKAILSEPIFKSSSKVRKSASNGPGDCIPLHGSQAVSSRAISSKGSRTKSIMSVQDINIQSQPLLTVKDSNKEEREKLIVRRFKFEEPRLEQIHDLENDLKMYFRKDLSRRLLSADFKKQVDGIEMLHKALPSMVKEIFEVLDIVLRWCVLRFCESNKACLLKVLEFLPDLFDTLRCEGCTMTEAEAAVFLPCLIEKSGHNIEKAREKMRGLIKKIIHAYSAKKSLPYILEGLRSRNHRTRIECVDLVGFLFDTHGAEIVGQLKSLQTIASLTGERDGEIRKAALNTLAIGYKILGDDIWRYVGKLADAQRSILDDRFKWKDREMDKRKEGEPGKARAVLKSSVRVNGSDVAKQSGEVPRSVAGKIFSRGDGGHSEKHMEKHFIHRTTAVANGPRDWNEALDIIEYGSPEQSVEGMKLVFVELDQATNSRECSATRKIVEGADRLVSCLVNKLAEIFDSSLTGASSRSCKLVLNVVMQVFKSKRFAHAVKESTLESLITELLLRLLDERVPQMNDGCQLLKALNVLILKILENAEQTALFLVLINLLHPLDPSRWLSPTSNECIATRKEKFSDLVIKCLFRLTKAPI
- the LOC131312788 gene encoding protein MOR1-like isoform X3; this encodes MSEDEKLLKEAKKLPWEDRLTHKCWKVRNEANTDLASVCESIADPKDPCLRAFGPFFKKTIADSNASVQDKALDALIAYLKATDADAGRYAKEVCDAIVGKCLMGRPKTVEKSQMVLMLWVEVEAVDAFLDGMEKAIKNKVAKAVVPAIDVMFQALSEFGAKIVPPKRILKMLPELFDHQDQHVRASSKGLTLELCRWIGKEPVKSILFEKMRDTMKKELEAELVNVTTTARPSRKIRSEQDKEPKQEMVSEVVGFGPSNESVLDAPQEIDEYELVDPVDILKPLEKTGFWDGVKAAKWSERKEAVAELTKLASTTKIAPGDFTEICRTLKKLSLDVNIAVAVEAIQAIGNLARGLRNHFSGNSRLLLPILLDKLKEKKPTLTEVLTQTLQTMHKSGCLNLVDIVEDVKVATKNKVPLVRSLTLNWLTCCIESSNKPVVLKVHKEYVSICIECLNDVTPEVRDASFSALAAIAKLVGMRPLEKSLEKLDDVRRKKLSELIGGSEDGLVGTTLVQASSGSVSSLLGAAAVPKKAVKLFESSSSLSGGGLENLPRADVSGKITPTLLKGFESPDRKVRLESIEAVQKILEEANLRIQPTGTVELFGALRGRLHDRNKNLVIATLSTVGALASAMGPAVEKSSKGILADVLKCLGDKHTKEKSLTTLDSWLAAVHIQKMVPYIAAALTDIKLGAEGRKDLFDWLSKQLGGLKDVTDTVDLLKPTASSITDKSPDVRKAAEVCIGQVVRVCGPETVTKNLKDIQGPALAIVREWLQQNGAFQETFEFSKAILSEPIFKSSSKVRKSASNGPGDCIPLHGSQAVSSRAISSKGSRTKSIMSVQDINIQSQPLLTVKDSNKEEREKLIVRRFKFEEPRLEQIHDLENDLKMYFRKDLSRRLLSADFKKQVDGIEMLHKALPSMVKEIFEVLDIVLRWCVLRFCESNKACLLKVLEFLPDLFDTLRCEGCTMTEAEAAVFLPCLIEKSGHNIEKAREKMRGLIKKIIHAYSAKKSLPYILEGLRSRNHRTRIECVDLVGFLFDTHGAEIVGQLKSLQTIASLTGERDGEIRKAALNTLAIGYKILGDDIWRYVGKLADAQRSILDDRFKWKDREMDKRKEGEPGKARAVLKSSVRVNGSDVAKQSGEVPRSVAGKIFSRGDGGHSEKHMEKHFIHRTTAVANGPRDWNEALDIIEYGSPEQSVEGMKLVFVELDQATNSRECSATRKIVEGADRLVSCLVNKLAEIFDSSLTGASSRSCKLVLNVVMQVFKSKRFAHAVKESTLESLITELLLRLLDERVPQMNDGCQLLKALNVLILKILENAEQTALFLVLINLLHPLDPSRWLSPTSNECIATRKEKFSDLVIKCLFRLTKVLRSTVCEVDIDCVLQSIHLYLQVLGMEEIQRRAGANDKPLTMVKIILQELVKLVGPAIKGHLSRVPIDMEPQPIIVAFIES